From a region of the Halanaerobium hydrogeniformans genome:
- the ruvA gene encoding Holliday junction branch migration protein RuvA encodes MIGFLEGELIYLEAGQAIIDVNGVGYETELAGFDDLPTVGDDIELYIYTYVREDALKLFAFPSRKDKELFEILITVNGIGPKAGLNIINTMPADRFISAIMQENELVLKKISGIGPKTAQRLILELQGKLEDFVYLKSGQKSSTTSKIENEDRQDVVDALTALGYKISEINKALRKISFEDGIAVSEKIRQVLSYLGKER; translated from the coding sequence ATGATAGGATTTTTAGAAGGAGAACTGATTTATTTAGAAGCTGGACAGGCTATAATAGATGTCAATGGCGTAGGTTATGAAACAGAACTGGCTGGTTTTGATGATTTACCAACTGTTGGTGATGATATAGAGTTGTATATTTATACTTATGTTAGAGAAGATGCTTTAAAATTATTTGCATTTCCAAGCAGAAAAGATAAAGAATTATTTGAAATATTAATAACGGTCAATGGTATTGGGCCTAAAGCTGGTTTAAATATAATAAATACGATGCCTGCTGATCGTTTTATTTCTGCTATAATGCAGGAAAATGAACTTGTTCTTAAAAAGATATCTGGTATTGGACCAAAAACTGCTCAACGATTAATACTTGAACTACAGGGGAAACTAGAAGATTTTGTCTATTTAAAGTCTGGCCAAAAAAGTTCAACTACATCAAAAATTGAAAATGAAGATAGACAGGATGTTGTTGATGCTTTAACTGCTCTGGGATATAAAATTTCGGAGATTAATAAAGCTTTAAGGAAAATATCTTTTGAAGATGGAATAGCCGTTTCTGAAAAGATTAGACAGGTATTAAGTTATCTCGGTAAGGAGAGATAA
- the ruvC gene encoding crossover junction endodeoxyribonuclease RuvC: MRILGIDPGLATIGYALVDKENNNFKVLEYGVIKTSADKTNIKRLEIIHRNIQELIKEFKPEQMAVEELFFNKNVKTAIKVGQARGVILLAGAQAGIKVAEYTPLQIKQAVVGYGRADKRQVQEMVKSLLNLVELPKPDDAADALAISICHGHVYSAHAGWEERL; this comes from the coding sequence TTGAGGATTTTAGGAATAGATCCAGGCCTTGCTACTATTGGATATGCTCTGGTTGATAAAGAAAACAACAATTTTAAAGTTTTAGAGTATGGAGTAATTAAAACTTCAGCAGATAAAACGAATATTAAAAGACTGGAAATTATCCACAGGAATATCCAGGAATTAATTAAAGAATTTAAACCAGAACAGATGGCTGTAGAAGAACTATTTTTTAATAAAAATGTAAAAACTGCAATTAAAGTTGGGCAGGCTAGAGGTGTGATACTTTTAGCTGGTGCTCAAGCTGGAATAAAAGTTGCCGAATATACTCCACTTCAGATAAAACAGGCAGTTGTTGGTTATGGTAGGGCTGATAAGAGACAGGTTCAAGAGATGGTTAAATCTCTTTTGAATTTAGTTGAGCTGCCAAAACCTGATGATGCTGCTGATGCACTGGCAATATCTATTTGTCATGGTCATGTTTACAGTGCCCATGCTGGATGGGAGGAAAGATTATGA
- a CDS encoding YebC/PmpR family DNA-binding transcriptional regulator — MAGHSKWANIKHKKKKEDKRRGKLFSKLSRKIAVAAREGGGDPEMNADLRMAIQKAKDNNMPNDNIERAIKRGTGNLEGMSYESFVYEGYGPGGVAIYMDIMTDNRNRTAAEIRHVLDKNGGNLGENGCVSWMFQRKGELIIDLNEFKIDEDELLLEALEAGAEDLEIEEEEAYIYTEPGNFESTRKLMEENGYEFASADLAMIPDNMVSLDKSNAKKMLRLIEKLEDHDDIQDVYSNFEIDEEIREEIEAEED, encoded by the coding sequence ATGGCTGGACATTCTAAATGGGCAAATATAAAGCATAAAAAGAAAAAAGAAGATAAAAGACGCGGTAAATTGTTTTCCAAATTGAGCCGTAAAATTGCAGTAGCTGCTCGTGAGGGCGGTGGAGATCCAGAAATGAATGCAGATCTCAGAATGGCTATTCAAAAGGCGAAAGATAATAATATGCCCAATGATAATATAGAACGAGCTATTAAAAGAGGAACTGGAAACCTTGAAGGTATGAGTTATGAATCTTTTGTTTATGAGGGATATGGTCCAGGTGGAGTTGCGATATATATGGATATTATGACCGATAATAGAAATAGAACTGCTGCTGAAATAAGACATGTTCTAGATAAAAATGGAGGTAATCTAGGTGAAAATGGTTGTGTATCCTGGATGTTTCAACGCAAAGGTGAACTGATAATCGATCTTAATGAATTTAAAATTGATGAAGATGAACTTCTTTTAGAAGCCCTGGAGGCTGGGGCAGAAGACTTAGAAATTGAGGAAGAAGAGGCTTATATTTATACTGAGCCTGGAAATTTTGAATCAACCAGAAAGCTTATGGAAGAGAACGGTTATGAGTTTGCTTCTGCTGATTTAGCGATGATACCTGATAATATGGTATCACTTGATAAAAGTAATGCAAAAAAGATGCTTCGATTAATAGAAAAATTAGAAGATCATGATGATATACAGGATGTTTATTCTAATTTTGAAATTGATGAAGAAATTAGAGAAGAGATTGAAGCAGAGGAAGATTAA
- a CDS encoding Nif3-like dinuclear metal center hexameric protein — MAKIEEIIQLMGEIAPVRLAEDWDNVGLQVGDSSLKINNVLISLDLNAAVLKEAKAKNCGLIITHHPLIFKAINSVNSQSETGRLIMDLIKNEIALFSAHTNLDIAAGGLNDHLTDKLDLINVEILNVSREENYYKLVVFVPESHLQDLKDSLYENGAGRIGNYSHSGFVVSGTGSFKPLAESEPFIGEKNKVNNVEEYRLETIIKAEDISKITKKMIKAHPYEEPAWDLYKLENIKESKGIGRIAYLDAPLTLEEFIIIVKNKLSLESFKYVGSKDKTIKKIAICSGSGADFIKDAAFNGADLYLTGDLKYHEAQLAEELNMALIDFGHYGSEKFVKELLFEKLTEKAEKKSMQDIKFIQSEEITNPWKLWQ, encoded by the coding sequence ATGGCTAAAATAGAAGAAATAATTCAATTAATGGGAGAAATAGCTCCAGTTAGACTGGCAGAAGATTGGGATAATGTAGGCCTACAGGTTGGAGACTCTAGTTTGAAAATCAATAATGTTTTAATTTCTTTAGATTTAAATGCTGCAGTTTTAAAAGAAGCTAAAGCTAAAAATTGTGGTTTAATTATTACTCATCATCCTCTAATCTTTAAAGCCATTAATTCTGTTAATTCTCAAAGTGAAACAGGACGTTTGATCATGGATTTAATTAAAAATGAGATTGCCTTGTTTTCAGCACACACTAATTTGGATATTGCCGCAGGTGGATTAAACGATCATTTAACTGATAAACTAGATTTAATCAATGTTGAAATTTTAAATGTCAGCAGGGAAGAAAATTATTATAAATTAGTTGTTTTTGTTCCTGAGTCTCACCTACAGGATTTAAAAGATTCGCTTTATGAAAACGGGGCTGGAAGAATCGGTAATTACAGCCACAGTGGTTTTGTTGTTAGTGGTACAGGAAGCTTTAAGCCTTTAGCAGAATCAGAACCCTTTATAGGTGAAAAAAATAAAGTAAATAATGTTGAAGAATATAGGCTTGAAACTATTATCAAAGCAGAAGATATTAGTAAAATAACCAAGAAAATGATTAAAGCACATCCTTATGAAGAACCTGCCTGGGATTTATATAAACTGGAAAATATCAAAGAATCTAAAGGAATCGGAAGAATTGCCTATTTAGATGCTCCTCTTACTTTAGAAGAATTTATAATTATAGTAAAAAATAAATTATCATTAGAGAGTTTTAAATATGTAGGTAGTAAAGATAAGACAATTAAAAAAATTGCAATCTGTAGTGGTAGTGGAGCTGATTTTATAAAAGATGCCGCTTTTAATGGTGCAGATTTATATCTCACAGGTGATTTAAAATATCATGAAGCTCAGCTTGCAGAAGAATTAAATATGGCTTTAATAGATTTTGGCCATTATGGCAGCGAGAAATTTGTTAAAGAATTATTATTTGAAAAATTAACTGAAAAAGCAGAAAAAAAATCAATGCAAGATATTAAATTTATACAGTCTGAAGAAATTACAAACCCTTGGAAACTATGGCAATAA
- the rpoD gene encoding RNA polymerase sigma factor RpoD — MAEKDISPAKIDEVQALISRGKKEGELTYEEIMDALEDIDLDSEDIEQIYDLFNEKNINIVNEKLQQDEEEEDDSGLDLSVPKGVGIDDPVRMYLKEIGKVDLLTADEEVMLAKRMEQGDEWAKQQLVEANLRLVVSIAKKYVGRGMLFLDLIQEGNMGLMKAVEKFDYTKGYKFSTYATWWIRQAITRSIADQARTIRVPVHMVETINKLIRVSRQLLQEKGREPKPEEIGEEMDISAEKVREIMKIAQEPVSLETPIGEEEDSHLGDFIEDEDSPAPASAASYILLKEQLDGVLDTLTEREKRVLELRFGIEDGRPRTLEEVGKEFGVTRERIRQIEAKALRKLRHPSRSKKLKDYLE, encoded by the coding sequence GTGGCTGAAAAAGATATAAGTCCTGCTAAAATAGATGAAGTTCAGGCTCTTATTAGCCGAGGTAAAAAAGAAGGGGAGCTGACATATGAGGAAATAATGGATGCTCTTGAGGACATAGATCTTGATTCTGAAGATATAGAGCAAATTTATGATCTTTTCAATGAAAAGAATATAAATATTGTCAATGAAAAGCTTCAGCAAGATGAAGAAGAGGAAGATGACAGTGGTCTAGACCTCAGTGTACCAAAAGGTGTTGGCATTGATGATCCCGTTCGGATGTATTTAAAAGAAATAGGTAAAGTAGATCTTTTAACAGCTGATGAAGAGGTTATGCTCGCTAAAAGAATGGAACAGGGTGACGAGTGGGCCAAACAGCAGCTTGTTGAGGCGAATTTACGTTTGGTAGTAAGTATTGCCAAAAAATATGTAGGTCGAGGAATGCTTTTTCTTGATCTAATTCAGGAAGGTAATATGGGACTAATGAAGGCTGTAGAAAAGTTTGATTATACTAAAGGTTATAAGTTTAGTACCTATGCTACCTGGTGGATTAGACAGGCAATAACGCGTTCAATTGCTGATCAGGCAAGAACTATTCGTGTTCCTGTTCATATGGTTGAAACCATTAACAAACTGATTAGAGTTTCGCGTCAGTTATTACAGGAAAAAGGTAGAGAGCCTAAGCCGGAAGAAATTGGTGAAGAAATGGATATTTCTGCTGAGAAAGTTAGAGAGATTATGAAAATTGCTCAGGAGCCAGTTTCACTTGAAACACCTATTGGTGAGGAAGAAGACAGTCACCTTGGTGATTTTATAGAAGACGAAGATTCTCCTGCACCAGCTTCTGCTGCTTCTTATATACTCTTAAAAGAACAGCTTGATGGAGTACTTGATACTTTAACCGAGAGAGAAAAAAGGGTCTTAGAACTCAGATTTGGTATAGAAGATGGTAGACCAAGAACATTAGAAGAAGTAGGTAAAGAATTTGGAGTAACCAGAGAAAGAATTAGACAGATTGAAGCAAAAGCATTGCGCAAACTTCGTCATCCTAGTCGAAGCAAAAAACTCAAGGATTATTTAGAATAA
- the dnaG gene encoding DNA primase, with protein sequence MDKLTRYSDDFIDELKTNADIVDLVSDYVELQKSGNRYKGLCPFHSEKTPSFFVNPDNNFYHCFGCGAGGDLINFVMEIENLTFAETIKVLAERSGMELPDLSDAQRQRYKEREKLFALNNLAAKFYNYILLEKEIGKKALEYLKNRDINESDIKQFQIGYAADEWQLLLNFLKKRNFSLDLIYKAGLITKGKNNSYYDKFRNRVIFPIYNNRGEVIAFGGRILETEAAEYGPKYLNSPETAIFSKKKNLYGLHLAKDSIRKKNSCIIMEGYTDIIQAHKNGFKNSIASLGTAFTEEQAKLIKRYAEKAYIAYDADTAGNMATLRGLDILSDAGIDVKVIQLDEGNDPDDLLREEGAEIFFDHLDSALSLVDFKIEMIIQDKDLDEPGVRLKVLKSIIKLIAEIDDELKREIYLERAAEKTSFKTEVLSKEVKKEVKKNKSRNYRRDIEKINSASKKVDLNTQISYYQKIEEQILAYYITQAELREEISEILTPDDFTGRAAQLADLLFQGKVISASVKNESIKDELDDELFSYWTEIIVKQKSGLSEERILELAEYISSYKISKSKEKICSYLANKNFDLDKLNTILTTFQKMNYNIERRD encoded by the coding sequence GTGGATAAATTGACCAGATATTCAGATGATTTTATAGATGAATTAAAGACTAATGCAGATATAGTTGATCTTGTTTCTGATTATGTTGAACTGCAGAAGTCAGGTAATAGATATAAAGGGCTTTGTCCTTTTCACAGCGAAAAAACTCCATCTTTTTTTGTTAATCCTGATAATAATTTCTATCATTGTTTTGGCTGTGGAGCTGGCGGAGATTTAATAAATTTTGTGATGGAGATTGAAAACCTTACTTTTGCAGAGACGATAAAAGTTTTAGCAGAAAGAAGTGGGATGGAATTACCGGATCTTAGTGATGCACAAAGGCAGAGGTACAAAGAACGCGAAAAATTATTTGCCTTAAATAACTTAGCAGCCAAATTTTATAATTATATTCTTCTTGAAAAAGAAATAGGAAAAAAAGCTTTAGAATATCTTAAAAATAGAGATATTAACGAAAGTGATATTAAGCAATTCCAAATCGGTTATGCTGCTGATGAGTGGCAGCTGCTTTTAAATTTTTTGAAGAAAAGAAATTTTAGTCTTGATTTAATTTATAAAGCAGGTTTAATCACAAAAGGTAAAAATAATTCTTATTATGATAAATTTAGAAATAGAGTTATTTTCCCTATTTACAACAATAGGGGTGAAGTGATAGCATTTGGGGGCAGGATTTTAGAAACAGAGGCTGCTGAATATGGGCCAAAATATTTAAACTCGCCGGAAACAGCAATTTTTAGTAAAAAGAAGAATCTTTATGGTCTGCATCTTGCTAAAGATTCAATCCGAAAAAAGAATAGTTGCATTATAATGGAGGGATATACTGATATCATTCAGGCTCATAAAAATGGCTTTAAAAATTCTATTGCTTCCTTAGGTACAGCTTTTACAGAAGAACAGGCAAAACTGATAAAAAGATATGCAGAAAAAGCTTATATAGCTTATGATGCTGATACAGCAGGTAATATGGCGACTCTAAGAGGTCTGGATATATTAAGTGATGCTGGTATTGATGTAAAAGTAATTCAGCTTGATGAGGGAAATGATCCTGATGATTTGTTAAGAGAAGAAGGAGCTGAGATTTTTTTTGATCACCTGGATAGTGCTTTAAGCCTGGTTGATTTTAAGATTGAAATGATAATTCAGGACAAAGACCTTGATGAACCAGGGGTTAGGCTTAAGGTTTTGAAATCGATTATAAAATTAATTGCTGAGATTGATGATGAACTAAAGCGGGAGATATATTTAGAGAGAGCTGCTGAAAAAACTTCTTTTAAAACCGAAGTTTTGTCAAAAGAGGTAAAGAAAGAAGTTAAAAAAAATAAAAGCAGGAATTATCGTAGGGATATAGAAAAAATTAATAGTGCCTCTAAAAAAGTAGATTTAAATACTCAAATTTCTTATTATCAAAAAATTGAAGAACAGATTTTAGCATATTATATAACCCAGGCTGAACTGCGGGAGGAAATATCAGAAATATTAACTCCTGATGATTTCACAGGTAGAGCAGCTCAGTTGGCAGATCTGCTTTTTCAAGGCAAGGTAATCAGTGCTTCAGTTAAAAATGAAAGTATAAAAGATGAACTGGATGATGAGCTTTTTTCTTATTGGACAGAAATTATTGTCAAACAAAAAAGTGGTTTAAGTGAAGAAAGAATTTTAGAACTGGCAGAATATATCAGTTCATATAAAATTTCAAAAAGCAAAGAAAAGATATGTAGTTATTTAGCAAACAAAAATTTTGACCTTGATAAATTAAACACTATATTAACTACATTTCAAAAAATGAATTATAATATTGAAAGGAGGGACTAA
- a CDS encoding deoxyguanosinetriphosphate triphosphohydrolase — MFSRIEQEKWEKEKLLSTAALSSESKGRLKKDKKCDIRTIFQHDRDRILHSKAFRRLKHKTQVFIAPEGDHYRTRLTHTLEVAQIARTIARALKLNEDLVEAVALGHDLGHTPFGHAGESVLSEISDKEFQHNKQSLRVVDLLEKRSNGRRGLNLSIEVRDGIVNHTGDNKPFTLEGQIVKIADRIAYINHDIDDALRAALISVDDLPQKTMEILGDTHSKRINVMVRDIIKESWQQPEIKRSKKIEKASNDLREFLFANVYIDSKGKDEVAKAKRLIKMLYNHFLDNIDLLPKEYLDFEDNKKIAIIDYIAGMTDRYAINLGRELFIPTPWLEKNN; from the coding sequence ATGTTTTCCAGAATAGAACAGGAAAAATGGGAAAAAGAAAAACTTTTATCGACTGCTGCATTAAGTTCTGAAAGCAAAGGTCGTTTAAAAAAAGATAAAAAATGTGATATAAGAACAATTTTTCAGCATGATCGTGACAGGATACTTCATTCAAAGGCTTTTAGAAGGTTAAAGCATAAAACACAGGTTTTTATTGCTCCAGAAGGTGACCATTATAGAACCAGGTTAACCCATACACTAGAGGTTGCCCAGATTGCCAGGACAATTGCTAGAGCTCTAAAATTGAATGAAGATCTAGTAGAAGCAGTTGCTTTAGGCCATGATTTAGGGCATACTCCTTTTGGTCATGCTGGAGAAAGTGTTCTTTCTGAAATAAGTGATAAAGAATTTCAGCATAATAAACAGAGTTTAAGGGTTGTAGATCTTTTAGAAAAAAGAAGTAATGGTAGAAGAGGTTTAAATTTAAGTATAGAGGTCAGAGATGGTATTGTAAATCATACAGGTGATAACAAGCCCTTTACATTAGAGGGACAAATTGTTAAGATCGCTGATAGGATTGCCTATATAAATCATGATATTGATGATGCTTTAAGAGCAGCTTTGATTTCAGTAGATGATCTTCCTCAGAAAACTATGGAGATACTTGGTGATACTCATTCTAAAAGAATCAATGTAATGGTCAGGGATATAATAAAAGAAAGCTGGCAGCAGCCAGAAATAAAGCGATCTAAAAAGATAGAAAAAGCAAGTAATGATTTAAGAGAATTTTTATTTGCCAATGTATATATAGATTCAAAAGGTAAAGATGAAGTAGCTAAAGCAAAGCGCTTGATTAAAATGCTTTATAATCATTTTCTGGATAATATTGATCTTTTACCTAAAGAATATTTAGATTTTGAGGATAACAAAAAAATTGCAATTATTGATTATATTGCAGGAATGACAGATCGCTATGCAATCAATCTTGGCAGAGAATTATTTATTCCTACTCCCTGGTTGGAAAAAAATAATTGA
- a CDS encoding pyruvate, water dikinase regulatory protein yields MSEKQVLFYVVSDCTGKTAKNLVESASGQYPEQKIEKKNFPFVRSTEKIDEIIEQAVKEDAVIVFTTVKEKLRKYIIDKSEKNGLEYVDMMTKPLEIITKRLGVDPKEEFALKYKLDEAYFKRIEAMEFTLQFDDLNEEKGIAEADIVLVGVSRTSKTPLSIHLSYLGYKTANVPLVPEVDVHPAVMENKDNKVIGLTIDPELLNDIRIERLKKMGLGDDATYAAKERIKQEFEYADSIMEEIGCPVIDVTDNNIEETAVEVLAYFNG; encoded by the coding sequence ATGAGTGAAAAACAAGTTTTATTCTATGTTGTTTCAGATTGTACTGGTAAGACTGCTAAAAATTTAGTTGAATCTGCTTCTGGTCAATATCCTGAACAAAAAATTGAAAAGAAAAATTTTCCCTTTGTCCGTTCTACTGAAAAGATCGATGAAATTATTGAGCAGGCTGTAAAAGAAGATGCAGTAATTGTTTTTACAACTGTAAAAGAAAAACTTAGAAAATATATCATTGATAAATCTGAAAAAAATGGGCTGGAATATGTGGACATGATGACTAAACCATTAGAAATTATTACTAAGAGACTGGGAGTAGATCCTAAAGAAGAATTTGCTCTGAAATATAAATTGGATGAGGCTTATTTTAAAAGAATTGAAGCAATGGAATTTACTTTGCAATTTGATGATTTAAATGAAGAAAAAGGGATTGCTGAAGCAGATATTGTTTTAGTAGGAGTTTCCCGTACATCTAAAACCCCCTTATCTATCCACCTTTCTTATCTGGGTTATAAAACTGCGAATGTACCACTGGTTCCAGAGGTGGATGTTCACCCAGCAGTAATGGAAAACAAAGATAATAAAGTAATCGGTTTAACAATTGATCCTGAGCTTTTAAATGATATTAGAATAGAAAGACTCAAAAAAATGGGTTTAGGTGATGATGCGACCTATGCTGCCAAGGAACGAATAAAGCAAGAATTTGAATATGCTGATTCTATAATGGAAGAAATAGGATGCCCTGTTATAGATGTGACAGATAATAATATAGAAGAAACTGCTGTGGAGGTATTAGCCTATTTTAACGGCTAG
- the glyS gene encoding glycine--tRNA ligase subunit beta has product MAKNLIFEIGTEEMPAESMKKFRIDYLECAKEIFANNNLEYEAINVYSTPRRLVLSIKNLAEKQKDKRESVRGPAVNIAYDENGEATKAGQGFARGQGVEVADLVEKDGYLYAEKVEKGKASKDILADILKSIVKKVPLPKAMRWGSVKMEFIRPIKWLLALFGEEKIDLEIADVNSEVFSLGHRFLSEGKVKIKHADTYFNILQDNYIIVKEGTRRKIIKDQIEKLNLSGKAVIKESLLDEVVDLVEYPTAFKGQFSEEYLELPDEVLITAMEKHQRYFPVKANGELKAEFIGVRDGGSDYLAEVIAGNEMVLKGRLDDAQFFFAEDQKYGFINRSEDIKDIVFQQDLGSVNDKVQKLEEITSELADKLNYRADKKEKAVRAAELSKNDLATEMVNEFANLQGIMGREYALLAGEAEETAEAIYEHYLPRYAGDSLPKTDSGKLLAMAEKLFNLSSHFLLGNIPSGSQDPFALRRQATGLLRIILAEELSINILEIIKMSMKIVDINKSTVNEVSLKLKEFIKQRLENLLSDLEIRYDIINAVIDVNDNDFVDIYQRAEKLMEFRSQNPQLFVDLVRGLVRAKNISENLDSKSEINAGLLTKDEEKQLYEVYQKNQPLIKDHFAKKEYKKGFYLLVELKEDIDKFLDNVMVMVEDEELKKNRLSILSEISDLMREVINIEEIALD; this is encoded by the coding sequence ATGGCCAAGAATTTAATATTTGAAATTGGAACTGAAGAAATGCCAGCAGAATCAATGAAAAAATTTAGAATAGATTATTTAGAATGCGCAAAAGAAATTTTTGCTAATAATAATTTAGAGTATGAAGCAATTAATGTTTATTCAACTCCCCGCAGATTAGTATTATCAATCAAAAATCTAGCAGAAAAGCAAAAAGATAAGAGAGAAAGTGTTCGAGGACCAGCAGTTAATATTGCTTATGATGAAAATGGTGAAGCTACCAAAGCCGGTCAGGGTTTCGCCAGAGGGCAGGGAGTAGAAGTAGCCGATCTGGTTGAAAAAGATGGTTACCTATATGCTGAAAAAGTTGAAAAAGGAAAAGCCAGCAAAGATATTTTAGCTGATATTTTAAAAAGTATTGTAAAAAAAGTTCCCTTACCTAAAGCAATGCGCTGGGGAAGTGTAAAAATGGAATTTATTCGCCCTATTAAATGGTTACTTGCCCTATTTGGAGAAGAAAAAATAGATTTAGAAATTGCAGATGTTAATTCTGAAGTCTTTAGTCTTGGCCACCGCTTTTTAAGTGAGGGTAAGGTAAAGATAAAACATGCTGATACCTATTTCAATATTCTCCAGGACAATTATATTATTGTTAAAGAAGGCACCAGGAGAAAAATTATCAAAGATCAGATCGAAAAACTAAATTTAAGTGGTAAAGCAGTTATTAAAGAAAGCCTTTTAGATGAAGTTGTAGATTTAGTTGAATATCCTACAGCTTTTAAAGGTCAGTTTTCAGAAGAATACCTAGAACTTCCAGATGAAGTATTAATTACTGCTATGGAAAAGCATCAGCGCTATTTTCCGGTTAAAGCTAATGGAGAATTAAAGGCAGAATTTATTGGTGTCAGAGATGGAGGCAGCGATTATTTAGCTGAAGTAATTGCCGGTAATGAAATGGTTTTAAAAGGAAGATTAGATGATGCCCAATTTTTCTTTGCGGAAGATCAAAAATATGGGTTTATCAATAGAAGTGAAGATATTAAAGATATTGTTTTCCAACAGGATTTGGGTAGTGTTAATGATAAAGTTCAAAAACTTGAGGAAATAACTTCTGAACTGGCAGATAAATTAAATTATAGGGCAGATAAAAAAGAGAAGGCTGTTAGAGCTGCTGAATTATCTAAAAATGATCTGGCAACAGAAATGGTAAATGAATTCGCCAATCTCCAGGGTATTATGGGTAGAGAATATGCTTTATTAGCTGGAGAAGCAGAAGAAACTGCAGAGGCTATCTATGAGCATTATTTACCCCGATATGCAGGAGACAGTTTACCTAAAACTGATTCTGGAAAGCTTTTAGCGATGGCTGAAAAGCTATTTAATTTAAGCAGTCATTTTTTACTTGGCAATATACCCAGTGGCTCTCAAGATCCTTTTGCTCTACGCAGACAGGCAACAGGACTTTTGCGAATAATTTTAGCAGAAGAACTTTCGATTAACATTTTAGAAATAATAAAAATGAGCATGAAAATTGTGGATATTAATAAATCTACAGTAAATGAAGTGTCTCTAAAACTAAAAGAATTTATTAAACAGCGGCTTGAAAATCTCCTTTCAGATTTAGAAATTCGCTATGATATTATTAATGCAGTTATAGATGTTAATGATAATGACTTTGTTGATATTTATCAAAGAGCTGAAAAGTTGATGGAATTTAGGTCTCAAAATCCTCAGTTATTTGTAGATTTAGTAAGAGGTTTAGTGAGAGCAAAAAATATATCTGAAAATTTAGATTCAAAATCAGAGATCAATGCAGGATTATTAACTAAAGATGAAGAAAAACAGTTATATGAGGTTTATCAAAAAAATCAACCATTAATTAAAGACCATTTTGCCAAAAAAGAATATAAGAAGGGCTTTTATTTATTGGTTGAGTTAAAAGAAGACATAGACAAGTTTTTAGACAATGTTATGGTAATGGTGGAAGATGAAGAACTTAAAAAGAATCGGCTTTCAATACTTTCTGAGATTTCTGATTTGATGAGAGAGGTAATTAATATTGAAGAAATAGCTCTTGATTAA
- a CDS encoding glycine--tRNA ligase subunit alpha, giving the protein MNFQEIIFALDKFWSDQGCVIEQPYDIEVGAGTMSPSTFLRSLGPEGWDTAYVQPCRRPTDGRYGDNPYRLQRYFQYQVIMKPSPDDIQEIYLASLGALGIDAKKHDIRFVEDNWESPTLGAWGLGWEVWLDGMEITQFTYFQQVGGFKADPVTVEITYGLERIAMYLQEVNNVYDLTWVEGVKYRDIYHQNEVEQSAYNFEIADIDRLFKLFDIYEAEAENCLEADLTLAAYDYTLKCSHNFNLLDARGAISVTERTRFIKRVRKLAHKCAARYLDSGDQE; this is encoded by the coding sequence ATGAATTTCCAGGAAATAATTTTTGCTCTGGATAAATTTTGGAGTGATCAGGGTTGTGTGATAGAACAGCCTTATGATATTGAAGTTGGAGCAGGGACGATGAGTCCTTCAACTTTTTTAAGATCACTTGGCCCGGAAGGATGGGATACTGCTTATGTACAACCCTGTAGACGTCCAACTGATGGACGTTATGGTGATAATCCCTATCGTCTACAGAGATATTTTCAATATCAGGTAATTATGAAACCTTCTCCTGATGATATACAGGAAATATATTTAGCCAGTTTGGGTGCATTAGGAATAGACGCTAAAAAACATGATATACGTTTTGTTGAGGATAACTGGGAATCACCAACCCTTGGAGCCTGGGGACTTGGCTGGGAAGTCTGGCTTGATGGTATGGAAATAACACAATTTACCTATTTTCAACAGGTTGGAGGTTTTAAAGCAGATCCTGTAACAGTAGAAATCACCTATGGATTAGAAAGAATTGCCATGTATTTACAGGAAGTAAACAATGTATATGATTTAACCTGGGTAGAAGGAGTAAAATATAGAGATATTTATCATCAAAATGAAGTTGAACAATCAGCCTATAATTTTGAAATAGCAGATATCGATAGATTATTTAAACTTTTTGATATTTATGAAGCAGAGGCAGAAAATTGTCTTGAAGCTGATTTAACACTTGCAGCTTATGATTATACACTCAAGTGTTCTCATAATTTTAATTTATTAGATGCAAGAGGAGCTATTAGTGTTACTGAAAGAACAAGATTTATTAAAAGAGTTCGAAAACTGGCCCACAAATGTGCAGCCAGATATTTGGACTCAGGAGATCAGGAGTGA